The Desulfomonilia bacterium genome includes a region encoding these proteins:
- a CDS encoding PAS domain S-box protein, protein MDVKTIFLTNILVLFVMAGLLYAYMSVQKTYRGFGFWTLTTFLTAIFQAMMLSRVIFRGALADFFTIIIANTGISSVLIIRFYGIRLFFGREKISRAYYAIPVLAFLCLCYFYYIVNDIQARGFISTLAFSFMTFVIAFEFIRNRDKGSRRLNYIIAAIHLIYGAIFFTRGLIMLSSWHYIYFTNNTPDVIFFLTILLAELAWDTCFFMLNGQRVYSELETVMIEKDKAEIALKESERNLREVLDNSSDAVYRRSYRSNRFEYMSPASSQVLGYTPEEMLSMSIDEILDRIHPEDLGGVKEMLDAADREGGGPYHVEFRIKTKAGHYNWVADRFSMIRDDEGRTLYRFGTVRDITTRRNAEKALKESQERYRALFDGINNGVAVYEVVDGGRDFIFRDFNRAGEIMDNDDRKNLVGKSIFEARPGVEEFGLIEVFRRVWKTGAAENFPVKLYKDKRLNKWYDNFVYKLPSGEIVAVFEDVTKQKQAEEALKESESRFKSIFDYANDGILLIDIETRKFISCNMSFCNMLGLQLDMISEYGISDIVRETDLSYILDIFEKQIKREIVMVRDIPLQKTDGTIIYADVSSSLVEVKGKTCFCGFFRDITRRKNAEEERRKVEEKLQQAQKLESLGVLAGGIAHDFNNMLMVVLGNAELAQMEISETSPARQRLEDINNVAIKAADLCKQMLAYSGKGRFVIRPIDLSEVVGEMGRMLDVSVSKKAILNYNLAKGLPFIKADAAQIRQIIMNLIINASEAIGEKGGAISVETGLMECDSNYLKNTQVHNEIKEGTYVYLEIADTGSGMDKATMDKIFDPFFTTKFTGRGLGLAAVLGIVRGHNGGLMVDSEPGKGTTFRVMFPAVMSVSETTSSENKKTADVWKGSGTILLVDDDESIRNLCRLLLERIGFDVLTASDGRNAVEVFNQNRGKIRCIILDLTMPHMDGEETFRELIKIDPDIRVIMSSGYNEQEIAQKISGKGFSGFIQKPYSLSNLTDILKKVLG, encoded by the coding sequence ATGGACGTAAAGACAATCTTCCTGACCAATATCCTGGTGCTGTTCGTTATGGCAGGTCTGCTGTATGCCTATATGAGCGTACAGAAGACCTACAGGGGCTTCGGATTCTGGACGCTGACAACTTTCCTGACCGCGATTTTCCAGGCCATGATGCTCTCGAGGGTCATATTCAGGGGTGCTCTGGCGGACTTCTTTACGATAATAATCGCGAATACAGGCATATCGAGCGTCCTGATAATACGTTTTTATGGCATCAGGCTCTTCTTTGGCCGGGAAAAAATATCACGTGCCTATTATGCCATTCCCGTTCTGGCATTCCTGTGTCTTTGCTACTTCTATTATATCGTGAACGATATACAAGCGCGCGGATTCATTTCGACACTTGCCTTTTCCTTCATGACCTTTGTAATAGCCTTCGAGTTCATAAGGAACAGGGATAAAGGCAGCAGGCGGCTCAACTATATCATCGCAGCAATACATCTTATTTATGGTGCGATTTTCTTCACGAGAGGCCTTATCATGCTTTCCTCGTGGCATTACATATATTTTACTAACAATACACCGGATGTGATATTCTTTCTGACCATACTGCTTGCAGAACTCGCTTGGGATACATGCTTTTTCATGCTGAACGGCCAGAGGGTATACAGCGAACTCGAAACGGTCATGATCGAAAAGGACAAGGCCGAGATTGCGCTCAAGGAAAGCGAAAGGAACCTGAGGGAGGTTCTGGACAATTCCTCGGACGCGGTATACAGGAGAAGCTACAGGTCCAACCGTTTCGAATACATGAGTCCTGCTTCATCGCAAGTCCTTGGATATACCCCCGAAGAGATGCTATCCATGAGTATCGATGAGATATTGGACAGGATCCATCCCGAAGATTTAGGCGGTGTCAAAGAAATGCTTGATGCAGCAGATAGAGAAGGCGGCGGGCCTTATCATGTCGAATTCCGCATCAAAACGAAGGCGGGTCATTACAACTGGGTGGCCGACAGGTTTTCCATGATCAGGGATGATGAGGGGCGTACCTTGTACAGGTTCGGCACTGTCCGCGATATCACGACGCGCAGGAATGCGGAAAAGGCCCTTAAAGAAAGCCAGGAACGCTACCGGGCGCTGTTCGACGGGATAAACAACGGGGTGGCAGTGTATGAGGTGGTGGACGGCGGCAGGGATTTCATATTCAGGGACTTCAACCGTGCCGGCGAGATCATGGACAATGACGACAGAAAGAATCTCGTCGGCAAAAGCATATTCGAGGCAAGGCCGGGTGTTGAGGAATTCGGTCTGATTGAAGTCTTCAGACGCGTCTGGAAGACGGGAGCAGCCGAAAACTTTCCGGTGAAGCTATATAAGGACAAACGCCTGAACAAATGGTACGACAATTTCGTCTATAAGCTTCCTTCGGGTGAGATAGTGGCAGTCTTCGAAGATGTAACGAAACAAAAGCAGGCAGAGGAGGCGCTGAAGGAATCGGAGAGCCGTTTTAAAAGTATATTCGATTATGCAAATGACGGCATACTTCTCATAGATATCGAGACAAGAAAATTCATATCGTGTAACATGTCTTTCTGCAACATGCTCGGTCTGCAGCTGGATATGATATCTGAGTACGGCATCAGTGACATTGTCCGTGAAACTGATCTTTCCTATATCTTGGATATATTTGAGAAACAGATAAAGAGAGAGATTGTGATGGTAAGGGACATTCCCTTACAGAAAACGGACGGCACGATAATTTATGCGGATGTCAGTTCATCCCTCGTGGAGGTTAAGGGTAAGACCTGTTTCTGCGGATTTTTCCGGGACATCACGAGACGCAAGAATGCGGAGGAAGAACGCCGGAAGGTTGAGGAAAAGCTTCAGCAGGCGCAGAAACTCGAGAGCCTGGGTGTGCTGGCGGGAGGCATAGCGCATGATTTCAACAATATGCTCATGGTTGTTCTTGGAAATGCGGAGCTTGCCCAGATGGAGATTTCCGAGACATCGCCTGCAAGACAGAGGCTTGAAGACATAAACAATGTAGCGATAAAAGCGGCGGATCTGTGCAAGCAGATGCTGGCTTATTCAGGGAAAGGCCGTTTTGTCATCCGGCCCATAGACCTCTCGGAGGTCGTAGGCGAAATGGGCCGCATGCTTGATGTATCTGTGTCGAAAAAGGCTATCCTCAATTATAATCTGGCAAAGGGACTTCCTTTCATAAAGGCTGATGCGGCACAGATCCGGCAGATAATCATGAACCTTATAATTAACGCTTCTGAAGCCATAGGCGAAAAGGGCGGTGCAATATCGGTAGAAACAGGTCTTATGGAATGCGACAGCAATTATCTGAAGAATACACAAGTTCATAATGAAATAAAAGAAGGCACGTATGTCTATCTGGAAATAGCAGACACCGGTTCGGGTATGGACAAGGCCACCATGGATAAAATATTCGATCCGTTCTTCACGACAAAGTTTACCGGCAGGGGACTTGGACTGGCTGCCGTTCTGGGCATTGTGAGGGGACACAACGGAGGACTTATGGTTGACAGCGAACCGGGTAAGGGGACGACATTCAGGGTGATGTTCCCGGCGGTCATGTCAGTGTCGGAAACAACATCGTCTGAGAATAAAAAGACAGCGGACGTCTGGAAAGGCAGCGGCACGATACTTCTTGTAGATGACGATGAATCCATAAGAAACCTTTGCCGGCTGCTGCTTGAACGTATAGGCTTTGATGTGCTTACCGCCAGTGACGGGAGGAATGCCGTTGAGGTCTTTAATCAAAACAGGGGTAAAATCCGCTGCATAATTCTCGACCTGACCATGCCGCATATGGACGGGGAAGAGACCTTCCGTGAACTGATTAAGATCGATCCCGATATCCGTGTGATAATGAGCAGCGGCTACAACGAGCAGGAGATCGCTCAGAAAATTTCAGGCAAAGGCTTTTCAGGCTTCATTCAGAAACCCTACAGCCTGAGTAATCTGACCGATATACTAAAGAAAGTTCTCGGTTGA
- a CDS encoding AI-2E family transporter, with protein MNQKIPFFFFALFLSIFLLVLVFMPYVSVILLAMVFAAFMYPLYKRILVLLKGRRTAASLLVVAIFIIIVLIPLVIIGTYIISETSVWMHDIPRYFDRPPAGIKKIFYYTNNYLHLSEKAIRQQVMSQVSHIESFIIGISAAFMTNTIKIAAGILVFLMSMFCFLRDGPAMIRFLIRTVPLPGHQTVKIMKKLKGVSRSVVRGMLLNSLAVAFISFPGFYFTGLPVFLWCLAVATGIMIPIIGSVTVWTSAVIVLLLTSELKDALFIACYGIIVIGICDNVLGPYLMRGSEEISPIWILFSILGGIQMIGVPGIVIGPVIFAAAMSFIEVYREEYTSGG; from the coding sequence GTGAACCAGAAAATACCGTTTTTCTTTTTTGCTCTGTTTCTGTCGATCTTTCTGCTTGTGCTGGTATTCATGCCATATGTGAGTGTAATCCTGCTTGCAATGGTTTTCGCCGCATTCATGTACCCTCTTTATAAAAGGATCCTTGTGCTTTTAAAAGGCAGGCGTACGGCGGCATCTCTTCTGGTGGTGGCCATATTTATTATAATTGTGCTTATTCCGCTGGTGATAATCGGCACATATATAATCAGCGAGACCTCGGTATGGATGCACGACATACCACGGTATTTTGACAGGCCTCCCGCAGGAATAAAAAAAATATTCTATTACACGAACAATTATCTGCACCTGTCTGAAAAGGCTATAAGACAGCAGGTTATGAGCCAGGTATCTCATATCGAGTCGTTCATAATAGGAATCAGCGCGGCATTCATGACCAACACCATAAAGATTGCGGCAGGCATCCTGGTGTTTCTCATGTCCATGTTCTGCTTTTTAAGGGACGGACCCGCCATGATAAGGTTTCTGATCAGAACGGTCCCTCTGCCCGGGCATCAGACTGTTAAGATAATGAAAAAACTGAAAGGCGTCAGCAGATCCGTTGTCAGAGGCATGCTGCTTAATTCGCTGGCCGTTGCATTCATTTCCTTTCCGGGATTCTACTTCACCGGACTCCCGGTTTTTCTATGGTGCCTTGCCGTTGCAACCGGGATAATGATTCCCATTATAGGCTCTGTTACGGTATGGACATCCGCGGTCATCGTTCTGCTGCTGACTTCTGAGCTTAAAGACGCTCTGTTCATCGCATGTTACGGAATCATTGTGATAGGCATATGTGATAATGTGCTGGGCCCTTACCTCATGAGGGGATCGGAGGAAATCAGCCCGATATGGATACTTTTCTCGATTCTAGGCGGGATTCAGATGATCGGAGTTCCCGGCATAGTGATAGGTCCGGTTATATTCGCGGCCGCCATGTCTTTCATCGAGGTGTACAGGGAGGAATATACATCCGGGGGCTGA